A genomic stretch from Puntigrus tetrazona isolate hp1 chromosome 6, ASM1883169v1, whole genome shotgun sequence includes:
- the chl1b gene encoding neural cell adhesion molecule L1-like protein isoform X6, translating to MRLLRKILLFLGACLNMSCRYQSNALDIPLEALARMNMEQLPTITEHSPASLVAFPFEESFPMKCEATGNPGPEFRWTKNGQDFDPYQDARLMTLDDSGTFIIPNNGNLTEFQGNYRCFATNKLGTAMSEEIEFIVPNVPKFPKEIIDPIEVMEGQSVILECNPPKGIPPLQIYWMTISLQHIEQDERVSVGLNGNLYFSNAIETDSRRDYCCFAAFPRIRTIVQKNAMSVVVKSNKLMKDSDSGSGRGYANSLLERKPSLLMPTGKESHTYLVKGEDLQLECIAEGFPTPKVEWVKIGFHKLPERVVVESHGKLLTIEMVNEEDEGKYMCRAKNPHGEVVHYFHVTVEEPPEFEIEPQSQLVTIGADVVIKCVVKGNPQPIVTWRVNGQPLKDVQSFNRKVLKDGTISIHNAKPENSAVYQCEATNRHGSILSNANIMIMNIQPLILTENNLQYMAVEGKGVVMHCKVFSSPASSITWSNSDSANAVEGERFSVHKNGSLEIHNVMKEDMGEYSCFAQNTEGKVAISATLEVKDPTRIVDPPRDLRVLAGTTIQFSCQAEFDLSIGDDFEILWEKDGMALNGSEDARYVLDDRYILEIINVSFGDQGFYVCVARTPVDQDVAVAQLSVVDVPDPPEDVILSEHNGRSVKLQWIPGDDHNSSITEFVIEFEESQHEPGSWREMTREPGNHHYTLLKLHGHIDYRFRVYAINDVGRGRPSVYTERYRTPASAPDKNPENIKIEGHLPHEMDINWEPLSPIEHNGPGLEYKVSYRRQGTGDDWMEHMVKRHSFLVKNTPTFVLYEIKIQAKNHAGWGPDPKIITAYSGEDFPSAAPDDVAVDVMNNTMVKVRWDHVHKDKLNGHLGGYRISYWRLRSLMDSKKTHGDKHTLTFSGERNHAVVTGLRPFSEYSLIVMAFNSRGNGPGSHPVSFKTPEGVPGQVAAFSVTNIQKHKVTLTWSPPVDANGVIIGYILQYQLINNTEELGSLMTLNISADSNKLPLQELEALSKYKFYLRCCTRVGCGPAVSEERTTVPEATSTDVASFNIRKSGSRFPPRKTTVSPVANATLSSIALLNISTSVSHNFANISWIPGTEQTESELFVAFMNNREGNWKISDALNSSKTFHIIEGLEPGTEYTVRLMTKSWVDNSSIFEDVIRTSAKGLASIHGGISNQGWFIGLMCAIALLTLIVLIACFVNRNKGGKYSVKEKEDLHPDLESQGINDDTFCEYSQHQTSLSSGRAAS from the exons ATGCGTTTGCTACGGAAAATCCTCCTCTTTTTGGGCGCTTGCCTTAATATGAGCTGCAGGTATCAGAGTAATGCCTTGGACATTCCACTTGAAG CTTTAGCACGCATGAACA TGGAGCAGCTGCCCACAATTACAGAGCACTCACCTGCCTCTCTGGTCGCCTTCCCTTTCGAAGAGAGCTTTCCTATGAAGTGTGAGGCAACAGGAAACCCTGGACCAGA atTCAGGTGGACAAAGAATGGTCAAGACTTTGATCCTTATCAGGACGCCAGATTGATGACGTTAGATGACTCCGGAACGTTCATCATTCCCAACAATGGGAATCTGACAGAATTCCAGGGCAATTATCGCTGTTTTGCCACCAACAAGTTAGGCACGGCCATGTCGGAGGAGATCGAATTCATTGTTCCGA ATGTTCCGAAGTTCCCTAAAGAGATCATCGATCCGATTGAGGTCATGGAAGGTCAGTCAGTCATTCTGGAGTGCAACCCACCTAAAGGAATCCCCCCGCTGCAAATCTACTGGATGACCATAA GTTTACAACACATCGAGCAGGACGAGAGAGTATCAGTAGGTCTGAACGGGAACCTGTACTTCTCAAACGCCATCGAGACGGACAGTCGCAGAGATTACTGCTGCTTTGCTGCCTTCCCACGCATACGGACCATCGTCCAGAAAAACGCCATGTCTGTCGTGGTCAAAAGCA ACAAGTTAATGAAGGACTCAGACTCTGGTAGCGGACGAGGTTACG CAAACTCCCTCTTGGAGAGGAAGCCCAGTCTACTGATGCCCACAGGAAAGGAGTCACATACATATCTGGTGAAAGGCGAAGATCTTCAGTTGGAATGTATTGCAGAGGGCTT CCCTACACCAAAGGTTGAGTGGGTTAAAATAGGCTTTCACAAGCTTCCAGAAAGAGTTGTGGTGGAGAGCCATGGGAAGTTGCTCACTATAGAAATGGTGAATGAAGAGGATGAAGGGAAATATATGTGCAGAGCCAAAAACCCCCATGGAGAGGTTGtgcattattttcatgttacAGTAGAGG AGCCTCCTGAGTTTGAGATTGAACCTCAAAGCCAATTGGTGACGATTGGAGCTGATGTGGTTATTAAGTGTGTTGTGAAAGGAAATCCTCAACCTATTGTTACGTGGAGGGTAAATGGCCAGCCACTGAAAG ACGTCCAATCATTTAATAGGAAAGTCTTAAAAGACGGCACCATTTCCATCCACAATGCAAAGCCCGAAAACAGCGCCGTTTATCAGTGTGAGGCCACAAACAGACACGGCTCCATCCTATCCAACGCCAACATCATGATTATGA ACATCCAGCCCCTGATCTTAACAGAAAACAATCTGCAATATATGGCAGTGGAGGGGAAAGGTGTGGTCATGCACTGTAAGGTCTTCAGCTCGCCAGCATCTAGCATCACATG GAGTAATTCTGACAGTGCCAATGCAGTGGAAGGAGAAAGATTTTCTGTTCATAAGAATGGTTCGCTGGAGATCCACAACGTTATGAAAGAGGACATGGGGGAGTACTCTTGTTTTGCTCAAAACACTGAGGGCAAAGTTGCCATTTCCGCAACACTTGAAGTCAAAG ATCCCACCAGAATAGTCGATCCTCCACGAGATTTGCGAGTGTTGGCCGGAACCACTATCCAGTTTTCATGCCAGGCAGAGTTCGATCTCTCCATTGGTGATGACTTTGAGATCCTCTGGGAAAAAGATGGCATGGCCCTCAACGGCAGCGAGGACGCACG ATATGTCCTGGATGATAGATATATACTTGAAATCATCAATGTAAGCTTTGGAGACCAGGGCTTTTATGTCTGTGTGGCCAGAACACCGGTCGATCAGGACGTGGCGGTTGCACAGCTTTCAGTTGTGG ATGTTCCTGATCCACCAGAGGATGTGATCCTTTCCGAACATAATGGCAGAAGTGTGAAACTGCAGTGGATTCCAGGAGATGACCATAATAGCTCCATTACTG AGTTTGTTATAGAGTTTGAGGAAAGCCAACATGAGCCGGGCAGCTGGAGGGAGATGACGAGAGAACCGGGAAACCATCATTACACTCTGCTTAAGCTTCACGGACACATAGACTACCGATTTAGAGTATATGCCATCAATGACGTGGGAAGAGGTCGGCCAAGCGTGTACACCGAAAGATACAGAACTCCAGCATCAG CACCCGACAAGAACCCAGAAAATATCAAGATCGAAGGTCATTTGCCACATGAAATGGATATCAACTGGGAG CCGCTGTCACCTATTGAACACAACGGGCCTGGTCTGGAGTACAAAGTAAGCTACAGAAGACAAGGCACTGGAGATGACTGGATGGAGCACATGGTGAAGAGACACTCATTTCTTGTTAAAAACACCCCAACGTTCGTCCTTTACGAGATCAAAATTCAGGCCAAGAACCACGCGGGCTGGGGTCCGGACCCTAAAATAATAACAGCGTACTCAGGAGAGGATT TCCCCTCGGCTGCTCCAGATGATGTAGCCGTAGATGTGATGAACAACACTATGGTGAAGGTCAGATGGGACCATGTTCACAAGGACAAACTCAATGGACATCTGGGGGGCTACAGG ATAAGCTATTGGAGGCTTCGAAGTCTGATGGACTCAAAGAAAACACATGGTGACAAACACACATTGACATTTTCGGGGGAGAGGAACCATGCGGTGGTCACAGGGCTTAGGCCGTTCTCTGAATACAGCCTCATTGTGATGGCCTTTAACAGCAGAGGAAACGGGCCTGGCAGTCATCCGGTCAGCTTCAAAACACCTGAGGGAG ttcctggacaagtagctgctTTCAGTGTTACAAACATCCAGAAACACAAGGTCACCTTGACCTGGTCTCCTCCGGTTGACGCAAATGGAGTCATAATTGGCTACATCCTCCAATATCAGCTAA TAAATAACACGGAGGAACTAGGTTCTCTGATGACCCTCAACATCTCTGCTGACAGCAATAAGCTGCCCCTCCAGGAGCTGGAAGCACTGAGCAAATACAAGTTTTACCTACGGTGCTGCACGCGGGTGGGCTGCGGACCAGCTGTCAGCGAGGAGCGCACCACTGTCCCCGAAGCGA CTTCAACAGATGTGGCCTCTTTCAACATCA GAAAATCCGGCTCACGATTTCCTCCAAGAAAAACCACAGTTTCTCCTGTGGCTAACGCTACTCTTTCTTCTATAG cTTTGTTGAATATTAGCACCTCAGTTAGTCACAACTTTGCAAATATCAGCTGGATTCCAGGCACAGAACAGACGGAGTCAGAGTTATTTGTTGCCTTTATGAACAACC GTGAAGGTAACTGGAAGATTTCCGATGCGCTAAATTCTTCTAAGACTTTCCACATCATTGAAGGGCTCGAACCTGGGACTGAATACACAGTGCGTCTTATGACTAAAAGCTGGGTTGATAATTCTAGTATTTTTGAAGACGTTATCAGGACCAGTGCCAAAG GTCTGGCCAGTATTCACGGAGGCATTTCCAACCAGGGCTGGTTCATCGGGCTCATGTGCGCCATAGCTCTGCTCACCCTCATAGTGCTCATAGCTTGCTTCGTGAACCGAAATAAAGGCGGAAAGTACTCAG
- the chl1b gene encoding neural cell adhesion molecule L1-like protein isoform X2, whose product MRLLRKILLFLGACLNMSCRYQSNALDIPLEVEQLPTITEHSPASLVAFPFEESFPMKCEATGNPGPEFRWTKNGQDFDPYQDARLMTLDDSGTFIIPNNGNLTEFQGNYRCFATNKLGTAMSEEIEFIVPNVPKFPKEIIDPIEVMEGQSVILECNPPKGIPPLQIYWMTISLQHIEQDERVSVGLNGNLYFSNAIETDSRRDYCCFAAFPRIRTIVQKNAMSVVVKSNKLMKDSDSGSGRGYANSLLERKPSLLMPTGKESHTYLVKGEDLQLECIAEGFPTPKVEWVKIGFHKLPERVVVESHGKLLTIEMVNEEDEGKYMCRAKNPHGEVVHYFHVTVEEPPEFEIEPQSQLVTIGADVVIKCVVKGNPQPIVTWRVNGQPLKDVQSFNRKVLKDGTISIHNAKPENSAVYQCEATNRHGSILSNANIMIMNIQPLILTENNLQYMAVEGKGVVMHCKVFSSPASSITWSNSDSANAVEGERFSVHKNGSLEIHNVMKEDMGEYSCFAQNTEGKVAISATLEVKDPTRIVDPPRDLRVLAGTTIQFSCQAEFDLSIGDDFEILWEKDGMALNGSEDARYVLDDRYILEIINVSFGDQGFYVCVARTPVDQDVAVAQLSVVDVPDPPEDVILSEHNGRSVKLQWIPGDDHNSSITEFVIEFEESQHEPGSWREMTREPGNHHYTLLKLHGHIDYRFRVYAINDVGRGRPSVYTERYRTPASAPDKNPENIKIEGHLPHEMDINWEPLSPIEHNGPGLEYKVSYRRQGTGDDWMEHMVKRHSFLVKNTPTFVLYEIKIQAKNHAGWGPDPKIITAYSGEDFPSAAPDDVAVDVMNNTMVKVRWDHVHKDKLNGHLGGYRISYWRLRSLMDSKKTHGDKHTLTFSGERNHAVVTGLRPFSEYSLIVMAFNSRGNGPGSHPVSFKTPEGVPGQVAAFSVTNIQKHKVTLTWSPPVDANGVIIGYILQYQLINNTEELGSLMTLNISADSNKLPLQELEALSKYKFYLRCCTRVGCGPAVSEERTTVPEATSTDVASFNIRKSGSRFPPRKTTVSPVANATLSSIALLNISTSVSHNFANISWIPGTEQTESELFVAFMNNREGNWKISDALNSSKTFHIIEGLEPGTEYTVRLMTKSWVDNSSIFEDVIRTSAKGLASIHGGISNQGWFIGLMCAIALLTLIVLIACFVNRNKGGKYSVKEKEDLHPDLESQGINDDTFCEYSDNDEKPLKSSQHSLNGDLKGGDSGDSMVDYGDEDAHFNEDGSFIGEYSGRKERVSMEIKGNNQSTA is encoded by the exons ATGCGTTTGCTACGGAAAATCCTCCTCTTTTTGGGCGCTTGCCTTAATATGAGCTGCAGGTATCAGAGTAATGCCTTGGACATTCCACTTGAAG TGGAGCAGCTGCCCACAATTACAGAGCACTCACCTGCCTCTCTGGTCGCCTTCCCTTTCGAAGAGAGCTTTCCTATGAAGTGTGAGGCAACAGGAAACCCTGGACCAGA atTCAGGTGGACAAAGAATGGTCAAGACTTTGATCCTTATCAGGACGCCAGATTGATGACGTTAGATGACTCCGGAACGTTCATCATTCCCAACAATGGGAATCTGACAGAATTCCAGGGCAATTATCGCTGTTTTGCCACCAACAAGTTAGGCACGGCCATGTCGGAGGAGATCGAATTCATTGTTCCGA ATGTTCCGAAGTTCCCTAAAGAGATCATCGATCCGATTGAGGTCATGGAAGGTCAGTCAGTCATTCTGGAGTGCAACCCACCTAAAGGAATCCCCCCGCTGCAAATCTACTGGATGACCATAA GTTTACAACACATCGAGCAGGACGAGAGAGTATCAGTAGGTCTGAACGGGAACCTGTACTTCTCAAACGCCATCGAGACGGACAGTCGCAGAGATTACTGCTGCTTTGCTGCCTTCCCACGCATACGGACCATCGTCCAGAAAAACGCCATGTCTGTCGTGGTCAAAAGCA ACAAGTTAATGAAGGACTCAGACTCTGGTAGCGGACGAGGTTACG CAAACTCCCTCTTGGAGAGGAAGCCCAGTCTACTGATGCCCACAGGAAAGGAGTCACATACATATCTGGTGAAAGGCGAAGATCTTCAGTTGGAATGTATTGCAGAGGGCTT CCCTACACCAAAGGTTGAGTGGGTTAAAATAGGCTTTCACAAGCTTCCAGAAAGAGTTGTGGTGGAGAGCCATGGGAAGTTGCTCACTATAGAAATGGTGAATGAAGAGGATGAAGGGAAATATATGTGCAGAGCCAAAAACCCCCATGGAGAGGTTGtgcattattttcatgttacAGTAGAGG AGCCTCCTGAGTTTGAGATTGAACCTCAAAGCCAATTGGTGACGATTGGAGCTGATGTGGTTATTAAGTGTGTTGTGAAAGGAAATCCTCAACCTATTGTTACGTGGAGGGTAAATGGCCAGCCACTGAAAG ACGTCCAATCATTTAATAGGAAAGTCTTAAAAGACGGCACCATTTCCATCCACAATGCAAAGCCCGAAAACAGCGCCGTTTATCAGTGTGAGGCCACAAACAGACACGGCTCCATCCTATCCAACGCCAACATCATGATTATGA ACATCCAGCCCCTGATCTTAACAGAAAACAATCTGCAATATATGGCAGTGGAGGGGAAAGGTGTGGTCATGCACTGTAAGGTCTTCAGCTCGCCAGCATCTAGCATCACATG GAGTAATTCTGACAGTGCCAATGCAGTGGAAGGAGAAAGATTTTCTGTTCATAAGAATGGTTCGCTGGAGATCCACAACGTTATGAAAGAGGACATGGGGGAGTACTCTTGTTTTGCTCAAAACACTGAGGGCAAAGTTGCCATTTCCGCAACACTTGAAGTCAAAG ATCCCACCAGAATAGTCGATCCTCCACGAGATTTGCGAGTGTTGGCCGGAACCACTATCCAGTTTTCATGCCAGGCAGAGTTCGATCTCTCCATTGGTGATGACTTTGAGATCCTCTGGGAAAAAGATGGCATGGCCCTCAACGGCAGCGAGGACGCACG ATATGTCCTGGATGATAGATATATACTTGAAATCATCAATGTAAGCTTTGGAGACCAGGGCTTTTATGTCTGTGTGGCCAGAACACCGGTCGATCAGGACGTGGCGGTTGCACAGCTTTCAGTTGTGG ATGTTCCTGATCCACCAGAGGATGTGATCCTTTCCGAACATAATGGCAGAAGTGTGAAACTGCAGTGGATTCCAGGAGATGACCATAATAGCTCCATTACTG AGTTTGTTATAGAGTTTGAGGAAAGCCAACATGAGCCGGGCAGCTGGAGGGAGATGACGAGAGAACCGGGAAACCATCATTACACTCTGCTTAAGCTTCACGGACACATAGACTACCGATTTAGAGTATATGCCATCAATGACGTGGGAAGAGGTCGGCCAAGCGTGTACACCGAAAGATACAGAACTCCAGCATCAG CACCCGACAAGAACCCAGAAAATATCAAGATCGAAGGTCATTTGCCACATGAAATGGATATCAACTGGGAG CCGCTGTCACCTATTGAACACAACGGGCCTGGTCTGGAGTACAAAGTAAGCTACAGAAGACAAGGCACTGGAGATGACTGGATGGAGCACATGGTGAAGAGACACTCATTTCTTGTTAAAAACACCCCAACGTTCGTCCTTTACGAGATCAAAATTCAGGCCAAGAACCACGCGGGCTGGGGTCCGGACCCTAAAATAATAACAGCGTACTCAGGAGAGGATT TCCCCTCGGCTGCTCCAGATGATGTAGCCGTAGATGTGATGAACAACACTATGGTGAAGGTCAGATGGGACCATGTTCACAAGGACAAACTCAATGGACATCTGGGGGGCTACAGG ATAAGCTATTGGAGGCTTCGAAGTCTGATGGACTCAAAGAAAACACATGGTGACAAACACACATTGACATTTTCGGGGGAGAGGAACCATGCGGTGGTCACAGGGCTTAGGCCGTTCTCTGAATACAGCCTCATTGTGATGGCCTTTAACAGCAGAGGAAACGGGCCTGGCAGTCATCCGGTCAGCTTCAAAACACCTGAGGGAG ttcctggacaagtagctgctTTCAGTGTTACAAACATCCAGAAACACAAGGTCACCTTGACCTGGTCTCCTCCGGTTGACGCAAATGGAGTCATAATTGGCTACATCCTCCAATATCAGCTAA TAAATAACACGGAGGAACTAGGTTCTCTGATGACCCTCAACATCTCTGCTGACAGCAATAAGCTGCCCCTCCAGGAGCTGGAAGCACTGAGCAAATACAAGTTTTACCTACGGTGCTGCACGCGGGTGGGCTGCGGACCAGCTGTCAGCGAGGAGCGCACCACTGTCCCCGAAGCGA CTTCAACAGATGTGGCCTCTTTCAACATCA GAAAATCCGGCTCACGATTTCCTCCAAGAAAAACCACAGTTTCTCCTGTGGCTAACGCTACTCTTTCTTCTATAG cTTTGTTGAATATTAGCACCTCAGTTAGTCACAACTTTGCAAATATCAGCTGGATTCCAGGCACAGAACAGACGGAGTCAGAGTTATTTGTTGCCTTTATGAACAACC GTGAAGGTAACTGGAAGATTTCCGATGCGCTAAATTCTTCTAAGACTTTCCACATCATTGAAGGGCTCGAACCTGGGACTGAATACACAGTGCGTCTTATGACTAAAAGCTGGGTTGATAATTCTAGTATTTTTGAAGACGTTATCAGGACCAGTGCCAAAG GTCTGGCCAGTATTCACGGAGGCATTTCCAACCAGGGCTGGTTCATCGGGCTCATGTGCGCCATAGCTCTGCTCACCCTCATAGTGCTCATAGCTTGCTTCGTGAACCGAAATAAAGGCGGAAAGTACTCAG
- the chl1b gene encoding neural cell adhesion molecule L1-like protein isoform X5 has product MRLLRKILLFLGACLNMSCRYQSNALDIPLEALARMNMEQLPTITEHSPASLVAFPFEESFPMKCEATGNPGPEFRWTKNGQDFDPYQDARLMTLDDSGTFIIPNNGNLTEFQGNYRCFATNKLGTAMSEEIEFIVPNVPKFPKEIIDPIEVMEGQSVILECNPPKGIPPLQIYWMTISLQHIEQDERVSVGLNGNLYFSNAIETDSRRDYCCFAAFPRIRTIVQKNAMSVVVKSNKLMKDSDSGSGRGYANSLLERKPSLLMPTGKESHTYLVKGEDLQLECIAEGFPTPKVEWVKIGFHKLPERVVVESHGKLLTIEMVNEEDEGKYMCRAKNPHGEVVHYFHVTVEEPPEFEIEPQSQLVTIGADVVIKCVVKGNPQPIVTWRVNGQPLKDVQSFNRKVLKDGTISIHNAKPENSAVYQCEATNRHGSILSNANIMIMNIQPLILTENNLQYMAVEGKGVVMHCKVFSSPASSITWSNSDSANAVEGERFSVHKNGSLEIHNVMKEDMGEYSCFAQNTEGKVAISATLEVKDPTRIVDPPRDLRVLAGTTIQFSCQAEFDLSIGDDFEILWEKDGMALNGSEDARYVLDDRYILEIINVSFGDQGFYVCVARTPVDQDVAVAQLSVVDVPDPPEDVILSEHNGRSVKLQWIPGDDHNSSITEFVIEFEESQHEPGSWREMTREPGNHHYTLLKLHGHIDYRFRVYAINDVGRGRPSVYTERYRTPASAPDKNPENIKIEGHLPHEMDINWEPLSPIEHNGPGLEYKVSYRRQGTGDDWMEHMVKRHSFLVKNTPTFVLYEIKIQAKNHAGWGPDPKIITAYSGEDFPSAAPDDVAVDVMNNTMVKVRWDHVHKDKLNGHLGGYRISYWRLRSLMDSKKTHGDKHTLTFSGERNHAVVTGLRPFSEYSLIVMAFNSRGNGPGSHPVSFKTPEGVPGQVAAFSVTNIQKHKVTLTWSPPVDANGVIIGYILQYQLINNTEELGSLMTLNISADSNKLPLQELEALSKYKFYLRCCTRVGCGPAVSEERTTVPEATLLNISTSVSHNFANISWIPGTEQTESELFVAFMNNREGNWKISDALNSSKTFHIIEGLEPGTEYTVRLMTKSWVDNSSIFEDVIRTSAKGLASIHGGISNQGWFIGLMCAIALLTLIVLIACFVNRNKGGKYSVKEKEDLHPDLESQGINDDTFCEYSDNDEKPLKSSQHSLNGDLKGGDSGDSMVDYGDEDAHFNEDGSFIGEYSGRKERVSMEIKGNNQSTA; this is encoded by the exons ATGCGTTTGCTACGGAAAATCCTCCTCTTTTTGGGCGCTTGCCTTAATATGAGCTGCAGGTATCAGAGTAATGCCTTGGACATTCCACTTGAAG CTTTAGCACGCATGAACA TGGAGCAGCTGCCCACAATTACAGAGCACTCACCTGCCTCTCTGGTCGCCTTCCCTTTCGAAGAGAGCTTTCCTATGAAGTGTGAGGCAACAGGAAACCCTGGACCAGA atTCAGGTGGACAAAGAATGGTCAAGACTTTGATCCTTATCAGGACGCCAGATTGATGACGTTAGATGACTCCGGAACGTTCATCATTCCCAACAATGGGAATCTGACAGAATTCCAGGGCAATTATCGCTGTTTTGCCACCAACAAGTTAGGCACGGCCATGTCGGAGGAGATCGAATTCATTGTTCCGA ATGTTCCGAAGTTCCCTAAAGAGATCATCGATCCGATTGAGGTCATGGAAGGTCAGTCAGTCATTCTGGAGTGCAACCCACCTAAAGGAATCCCCCCGCTGCAAATCTACTGGATGACCATAA GTTTACAACACATCGAGCAGGACGAGAGAGTATCAGTAGGTCTGAACGGGAACCTGTACTTCTCAAACGCCATCGAGACGGACAGTCGCAGAGATTACTGCTGCTTTGCTGCCTTCCCACGCATACGGACCATCGTCCAGAAAAACGCCATGTCTGTCGTGGTCAAAAGCA ACAAGTTAATGAAGGACTCAGACTCTGGTAGCGGACGAGGTTACG CAAACTCCCTCTTGGAGAGGAAGCCCAGTCTACTGATGCCCACAGGAAAGGAGTCACATACATATCTGGTGAAAGGCGAAGATCTTCAGTTGGAATGTATTGCAGAGGGCTT CCCTACACCAAAGGTTGAGTGGGTTAAAATAGGCTTTCACAAGCTTCCAGAAAGAGTTGTGGTGGAGAGCCATGGGAAGTTGCTCACTATAGAAATGGTGAATGAAGAGGATGAAGGGAAATATATGTGCAGAGCCAAAAACCCCCATGGAGAGGTTGtgcattattttcatgttacAGTAGAGG AGCCTCCTGAGTTTGAGATTGAACCTCAAAGCCAATTGGTGACGATTGGAGCTGATGTGGTTATTAAGTGTGTTGTGAAAGGAAATCCTCAACCTATTGTTACGTGGAGGGTAAATGGCCAGCCACTGAAAG ACGTCCAATCATTTAATAGGAAAGTCTTAAAAGACGGCACCATTTCCATCCACAATGCAAAGCCCGAAAACAGCGCCGTTTATCAGTGTGAGGCCACAAACAGACACGGCTCCATCCTATCCAACGCCAACATCATGATTATGA ACATCCAGCCCCTGATCTTAACAGAAAACAATCTGCAATATATGGCAGTGGAGGGGAAAGGTGTGGTCATGCACTGTAAGGTCTTCAGCTCGCCAGCATCTAGCATCACATG GAGTAATTCTGACAGTGCCAATGCAGTGGAAGGAGAAAGATTTTCTGTTCATAAGAATGGTTCGCTGGAGATCCACAACGTTATGAAAGAGGACATGGGGGAGTACTCTTGTTTTGCTCAAAACACTGAGGGCAAAGTTGCCATTTCCGCAACACTTGAAGTCAAAG ATCCCACCAGAATAGTCGATCCTCCACGAGATTTGCGAGTGTTGGCCGGAACCACTATCCAGTTTTCATGCCAGGCAGAGTTCGATCTCTCCATTGGTGATGACTTTGAGATCCTCTGGGAAAAAGATGGCATGGCCCTCAACGGCAGCGAGGACGCACG ATATGTCCTGGATGATAGATATATACTTGAAATCATCAATGTAAGCTTTGGAGACCAGGGCTTTTATGTCTGTGTGGCCAGAACACCGGTCGATCAGGACGTGGCGGTTGCACAGCTTTCAGTTGTGG ATGTTCCTGATCCACCAGAGGATGTGATCCTTTCCGAACATAATGGCAGAAGTGTGAAACTGCAGTGGATTCCAGGAGATGACCATAATAGCTCCATTACTG AGTTTGTTATAGAGTTTGAGGAAAGCCAACATGAGCCGGGCAGCTGGAGGGAGATGACGAGAGAACCGGGAAACCATCATTACACTCTGCTTAAGCTTCACGGACACATAGACTACCGATTTAGAGTATATGCCATCAATGACGTGGGAAGAGGTCGGCCAAGCGTGTACACCGAAAGATACAGAACTCCAGCATCAG CACCCGACAAGAACCCAGAAAATATCAAGATCGAAGGTCATTTGCCACATGAAATGGATATCAACTGGGAG CCGCTGTCACCTATTGAACACAACGGGCCTGGTCTGGAGTACAAAGTAAGCTACAGAAGACAAGGCACTGGAGATGACTGGATGGAGCACATGGTGAAGAGACACTCATTTCTTGTTAAAAACACCCCAACGTTCGTCCTTTACGAGATCAAAATTCAGGCCAAGAACCACGCGGGCTGGGGTCCGGACCCTAAAATAATAACAGCGTACTCAGGAGAGGATT TCCCCTCGGCTGCTCCAGATGATGTAGCCGTAGATGTGATGAACAACACTATGGTGAAGGTCAGATGGGACCATGTTCACAAGGACAAACTCAATGGACATCTGGGGGGCTACAGG ATAAGCTATTGGAGGCTTCGAAGTCTGATGGACTCAAAGAAAACACATGGTGACAAACACACATTGACATTTTCGGGGGAGAGGAACCATGCGGTGGTCACAGGGCTTAGGCCGTTCTCTGAATACAGCCTCATTGTGATGGCCTTTAACAGCAGAGGAAACGGGCCTGGCAGTCATCCGGTCAGCTTCAAAACACCTGAGGGAG ttcctggacaagtagctgctTTCAGTGTTACAAACATCCAGAAACACAAGGTCACCTTGACCTGGTCTCCTCCGGTTGACGCAAATGGAGTCATAATTGGCTACATCCTCCAATATCAGCTAA TAAATAACACGGAGGAACTAGGTTCTCTGATGACCCTCAACATCTCTGCTGACAGCAATAAGCTGCCCCTCCAGGAGCTGGAAGCACTGAGCAAATACAAGTTTTACCTACGGTGCTGCACGCGGGTGGGCTGCGGACCAGCTGTCAGCGAGGAGCGCACCACTGTCCCCGAAGCGA cTTTGTTGAATATTAGCACCTCAGTTAGTCACAACTTTGCAAATATCAGCTGGATTCCAGGCACAGAACAGACGGAGTCAGAGTTATTTGTTGCCTTTATGAACAACC GTGAAGGTAACTGGAAGATTTCCGATGCGCTAAATTCTTCTAAGACTTTCCACATCATTGAAGGGCTCGAACCTGGGACTGAATACACAGTGCGTCTTATGACTAAAAGCTGGGTTGATAATTCTAGTATTTTTGAAGACGTTATCAGGACCAGTGCCAAAG GTCTGGCCAGTATTCACGGAGGCATTTCCAACCAGGGCTGGTTCATCGGGCTCATGTGCGCCATAGCTCTGCTCACCCTCATAGTGCTCATAGCTTGCTTCGTGAACCGAAATAAAGGCGGAAAGTACTCAG